From a single Silene latifolia isolate original U9 population chromosome 6, ASM4854445v1, whole genome shotgun sequence genomic region:
- the LOC141585912 gene encoding UPF0481 protein At3g47200-like has protein sequence MALQQQWVINIQQKLDKGGQVETDELWTKHSIYKVPSWMKDGEQPNDDKIAGYIPEIISFGPYHRGQSHLQQMEAHKWRVLNHMLKRETQDITQYLTAVQELEPKARACYDSVLSLTSNEFVEMMVLDGCFVLEFLRGREVGGYNNLGYKENDPVFYKDSICHVIAMDLMKLENQIPLIVLQKLLEVQYNGNATVDVPMLVMSALTPRWVTVNAPRTEKHLKDMRGVVATEHGSEPMVHCLDVFRRSLMYQPESSSNNWRGLIWNKLKLETESFEEDCGQSMANCVSDLREAGIKFKPRNKLPFWDIQFKQSSGVLEIHPFEIDSASETVFRNLIAFEQCHMTNSWDMVITNYIAFMDNLIDTAADVAYLHDAGILVHHLGSDREVADLFSRLEKKVYVDTKKGGLRDVYQKLNEYCSKRRNRWRASLQNEYLTNPWVIISIFAALLLFLLTAVQTGYTVYAYYKPPS, from the coding sequence atggccTTACAACAACAATGGGTGATCAACATTCAGCAGAAACTCGATAAAGGAGGCCAAGTCGAGACGGACGAGCTATGGACAAAACACTCCATATACAAAGTCCCTAGTTGGATGAAAGACGGAGAACAACCGAATGATGATAAAATCGCAGGCTATATACCTGAGATTATTTCATTCGGGCCTTACCACCGCGGTCAATCACACCTACAACAAATGGAGGCCCATAAATGGCGCGTCCTCAATCACATGCTAAAACGCGAGACTCAAGACATAACTCAGTACTTAACCGCAGTTCAGGAACTCGAACCCAAAGCTCGAGCTTGTTATGATTCAGTATTGTCACTAACAAGCAACGAGTTTGTCGAAATGATGGTACTTGACGGTTGTTTTGTGTTGGAATTCCTAAGGGGCAGAGAAGTTGGTGGATACAATAATCTAGGTTACAAGGAAAATGACCCGGTTTTCTATAAGGATTCTATATGTCATGTGATTGCCATGGATTTGATGAAACTCGAGAATCAAATCCCGCTTATTGTCCTTCAAAAACTCCTTGAAGTCCAATACAATGGGAATGCAACAGTCGATGTTCCAATGTTAGTCATGTCGGCTCTAACTCCGAGATGGGTTACAGTTAACGCTCCTAGAACCGAGAAACATCTTAAGGACATGCGAGGTGTGGTTGCTACAGAACATGGTTCTGAGCCCATGGTTCATTGCCTTGATGTTTTTCGGAGAAGTCTCATGTACCAACCTGAGTCTAGTTCTAATAATTGGCGTGGTTTAATATGGAATAAACTTAAATTGGAAACGGAATCATTTGAAGAAGATTGCGGACAATCGATGGCTAATTGTGTTTCCGACCTAAGAGAGGCCGGAATTAAGTTCAAGCCAAGGAATAAGCTTCCATTTTGGGATATACAATTTAAGCAAAGTTCAGGAGTTCTCGAGATACACCCGTTTGAAATTGACAGCGCGTCTGAGACTGTCTTTAGAAACCTGATAGCATTCGAGCAGTGTCACATGACTAACTCATGGGACATGGTAATCACCAATTACATAGCTTTTATGGATAATTTGATAGATACGGCTGCTGACGTGGCGTACCTACATGATGCGGGGATTTTAGTACATCATTTAGGGAGTGATAGGGAAGTTGCAGATCTGTTCAGTAGGCTTGAGAAGAAGGTGTACGTTGACACGAAGAAGGGGGGATTAAGAGACGTGTATCAGAAGTTGAACGAGTATTGTAGCAAGCGGAGAAACCGGTGGCGCGCAAGTTTGCAGAATGAGTATCTTACTAATCCTTGGGTTATCATTTCTATTTTTGCTGCACTTTTGTTGTTCCTACTTACTGCTGTACAAACTGGTTATACCGTCTACGCCTACTATAAGCCTCCTAGCTAA